cctctttcccttcccatacttttcttataagaaagtggatttgacagagaaaggcacgcataggaagggaaataTTCACTTTCTGTGAATCCTCTCCGCTGATTAAAGGTAcacaacgtatctgcaatttcGGATGTCTATAGGAAGGTGTCGCTTTGCTAATTCAGCGAATTGTATAGTATAAGAAAGACGGACTTATACCtatcaatttgatttaaaaatttactaattataaagttgttttttcaTTTGTCAGAAAATCGAACACGACGTCGAAAGAATGGTCCGATAAAAACTACCTCAACGCTGGCACTCTAATACATCCCTCTGTTGTACTCACCATCTCGTATGGCCTCGAAAAACTGACACCTAATAAGGtaacgtattttttatataagatcaaataaaactgagataacaacAATGATGATTACATTGTCAATCAAACTGTAGATTCAGAACCAATCTTTAGATGaataaacaaactttaacAACCAAAAGATagatttttagccgacttcaaaaagaaggaggttatcaattcaactgtatttttttatgtgtgttaccgcgaatctccgcccctggtggtccgattttgataaaaaatattttaatcgaaaggaagtgcttgcagctaggtcctatttttttttaaataactagaagactagtagattttgaatttagcttcaaaatttgttgcgattTGCTGTTgcttgttgttttttttgatttgcaaattttgaattaacaaCCATCTTTAGATTTATAGTCAATCTTTAAACAACAAATCTCCGTTAACATTTCGAGCATTGCCTTTATAATTCTTAGTAGTCATGATAAAATTGATAACCTGCAGTTCAGCTCACGACGGTTCACAAGTGTGAAGCAGATCAGTGAACCGATTCGCAGCTCAGCTCAATTTGCACTTACATAGAGTTATTATTTGCGTTTTAAGCTGCGAAATCGGCGTAAGCTGCTTGCGGGGCTCACAGAGTTATGGTACATCGTGATGAGCTGCAAGTTTAGTTGTTGTTCAGAATTGATTTACACATATCTAATTCTTACAGCTCAAATGCCGGGCGGGAGAATGGAATAAAAACACCGAAGATGAAAATTATCTGCATCAGGAAAGGAACGTACGTAGAATTGTCACCCATCGAGACTATTTAAAGGGTAAGTACACAGTTCTAGTCCTTTTTCCCTTACCACTTTCTTCTAATAATGAAAGAACGGGGAacgaaagtggatttggcgggaGAGGCgcattaaaagtaggcaacgcatttgcaactTTTTAGCGTGttacagatgtctatgggtctCTGTTATAGCGATGCGTTACTTTCTAATATTAACACTCCTTTCTCCCTTTCAAAATGTTAGTctggaattaaaatatttgatacttttcAGCATCCCTCCTCAATGCAGTAACCTTGATATTTCTGGAACAACCTTTCGATTTAAGTGAGGCGCCGCACGTGGGCATAGCGTGCGTGGGTCAGACGTTGCCAGAGCCGGGAACTAAATGCTTTAGTACTGGCTGGGGCATGTCCGATGCCGCAGGAAAGTCTGACATATTGAAGAAGGTAAGGTGAAATTGTGGTCAAGTGACATACGTCAaatagtcaatttttttagataaaatgttataaattccTAGATACCGGTTACTCTCATAAGTGCTGCTGACTGCGAAGCAAAAATGCGAGAGACGCGACTCGGTAAGATTTACCGATTGCACGACAGTCTGACTTGCGCAATCTCAGCTGATGATAGTTGCAAGGGCGACGCGGGGGCGCCACTTGTCTGTCCCGTAAATGTAAGTAATTCAACATCACACAGATCTAACTTACGACTACCCACTATAAAAGTTATGACGTTTATATACtgacaaaacaacaaaataattatacttaaTTGCAgtaatgagttttttttatgacatgTATCCTAAAGACTGACATATTTTGTTAGCCGCGtttgatttgttttcttaaataGTTAGCAAACTTGAAAAGAGTTTACAAATATCAAACATTATTGtcctctgttttttttttttgaagaacaCGAGAGAAAAGGCAATATTGTTGTAGTCTTACAACAGTGGAGACTaaccatacaaaatttcacaatatatgtaaaatcgTTTTCAGGGTGAAAGTACAAGATACACGTTGTACGGTATGAGCGCGTACGGTATACAAAATGGCGCCCCGTGTGCTTATGTCAAAGTTCCTGCCTTTTACAGCTGGATAGGAGAGCGCATGGCTGAAGAAGGATTTAATTCCGACTCATATACTTACTTGCCTTAATTGATGCTAGTTTtgatatagaaaattaaaaaatattctcatttaaagagctttttattaatatggtgataaacgagcaagcggccatttAAATTTCGAGGAAATAGCGaagaaaattgaatatttaccCTCCCTAAGCCCTTCCCATCCTCCCTGTCGTCTGTCAAATTCACTGCCCCTTCCCATTCTCTCCTTATTAAAGGGTGAGAGTAATGCAAAATCTCCGTCttacgaaataaaacaatatattgaaaatgttaataattttttttattacaatacaatCAATATTATCCATAAAGATAtcacatattatataaatatttaaacatatttttacgttaatattataaaattatacaaaaatatgtctacgattttttttttataataaaagattactttattatgttttgtcaATGGTTACgtctataaagtaaaaataatctgTAACAATTAGAAAAATCACTTTTGCCTTAttctgataaattttaaaattgatcaGATTAAGTATAAACAACATCAGACTGTATAACTtcagaattaattatatttccttGTTCATCAACATCACACATTGTTATTTCAACGGAAGTTTCATCTGGTTGatcatttttatcactttTCAATCTTATTTCAAAGTGTACAGGCGAAGTTGCCGTAGCTTCTGACACTCTTTGTACTTCAAATTCATAGGAATCTGTGAGAGATTTCTTTGGATCACTGTACCCGTCTACTATTTTTTGGGAAAGTTCAAACTCTTCGAATCTCGTTTCTGTTAAACGATACATACCGTCCTCGCTAAGTtgatatctaaataaaaaggaCATTCGATGAAACTTtgctacaatattttatagtaaaagttataaaaattgttcccgctgctcgtttgcccccttctcttatataaaaaaaaaaaaaaagaatttttactgAAACTCTTTACTTGCACTATGACATTGAAATTTTCCCATTTTTcccaacaaaaaaaaacggaaaataactaattaagaTTACATTTAAAGAATGAATGTATCACAGAATTAAAGGTCCGTTAGATTTGAATTGACGTACCTGAACCGACTGTAACCACAAGGCCACTGCGCCCCGTGAACCTTCACCAGATGTGTGGTCAGCCGAGTTCCCCTCGAGAATATCTTCTTTTCCTTCTCCGGACACATATGACACACATACTTCCTCTTCTCTTTAGGTTTCTTACTAACTTCCTCTTCAGAATCTTCATCAGACATTTCTACATCGCTCGATTTATCCGCGCCTTTTAATTTCCTCTTTTTTCGTGTGTGAGTCGGAATGTGTTTAAGTAAATCGCGTTTTGTGATCGCTCTATAAGGAAAGTGGACTTTTGGGACATACACTTATACACactttagaattaaataatgaagcaTTAAATGGGGTGTGAAGGGGTTGTGTGGGGGTTGTGTGGGGGTACGTTACCTGTAGTGACAGTGGGGACAGGGGTGGGGGCGCGCGGCGACGTGCCGGTAGCGCACATGCTGCGCGAGCGCGGAGAGCGTGGGCGCGGTCATATCGCACATGGAGCACGCGAACAGCGACACATGTTGGCGAGCATGTTCGCGCTTCAGGTACTCGCTCGCGCACAACACGCCGCAGAAGTCGCAGCGGATGTTCGATTGTGGGTTCACATTCTAACAACTCATATTCATTATAGTAGGTTTCTAATACcaaaatatcgtcatccctctcatttccattgacaaaacaaaggtaacaatatattttataaggagattttgatttcagaaacgactaaaaaaataacttatccAGTACATTAGTGGAACCATGTCTTTTAATATGCTAATTTCAGGAAACATTTAGAGATTTTTTACGACAGTCAAAAGTAAAAACATCCCACAAAAGTATAAGCTAAATGAATTAAGAAcgagttaaaataaacacaactggcataataaatagtttgacttacaataaaaagtctcaatttataataacagtagATCctagataagcgagaaacttctagaagcgagaaacttctataagcgagagactTCAATGAGCGAGAAACTTCTATGAGcgtttctcgctcatagaaGAAAACTTTAGAAACTTTTAGAAGCGAGAAATTTCTAGAATTGAGAAACTTCTAGAAGCGAGAAACTTCAATGAGCGAGAAACTTTTAGAAGCGAGAAACTTCTAGAAGCGAGAAACTTCTATGAGCGAGAAGCGTTGTCCAGTCCCGTCAGACGACTTCCGTAAGCGAGGAACTCGGATTAGAGAGAAAGTTACGAaagcgaaaaaaatattgcaatagtataatcaaaaatatatttttaatttaccaaatTGAATAGAAACTCTTTCTACTTCTAAAATATTTGgattatgtaacaaaattataccAACCTGTCTGCGTATATGATCACACAACTTCCTGTTGTTAGCAAAGTGCTGGCCGCAGTGGTAGCAAGCGATGAGCCGCTCTCCAGTGTGGGAGCGCACGTGCGCTATGAACAACGTACGACGTGTGAATGTCGCACCGCAGCCAGCCCATGAACACAAATTTCTCGAATTGTCTATGTGCTCTTTGACATGCTTGATGAATTCCTGACCATAGACAGAAAAAAATCCCTTGAACCAGTTCTTTTTAACAAGTGAGATGTAACATagcttttttgttttgaagattACACACTTTAGTTACCTCGCATAGCTCAGctcctttaaaatatatttttgtcctACTAAAGGCAAAAAGAAATAGTCTTCTAAAATGAAGTCTATTTGGCACACTTGATCATCAATTGGGTATTTAAACTATACTCAGTGTAGATTTCTTATGCtccaaataaacaaacaaacttaaCAAATCTGAATTAGTATGAGACACTATGAAAGGTTAAAAGTGTGAAGcaatttatacttatttataacacGACCAGGAATATAAAACACCACATCATATTGCAGAAAAACATTGAACTAATTTTAGAAAGTGATAAATGTGATAGTGATGACATCATaacagttttctattttcctGGACAGactatacaaattaaattacattaattaacttaCGTCTATTGATTGATATGTCTTTGTACAGCCAACCCATAGACAGCAATGTTCACTTATATTACTTGGCAATTGGTTCCTCTTACTCGAATCTTTCTTACACTCAGCCAGGTTCAATGTAGCTCGTCCATTTAAACCGATAGCTAAGAGCTTTGCGTGGTATGCATGGTAGTTGATATGACGGACCATTTCGGATAAGTCGACAGTCT
Above is a window of Papilio machaon chromosome 20, ilPapMach1.1, whole genome shotgun sequence DNA encoding:
- the LOC106710229 gene encoding phenoloxidase-activating factor 2; this translates as MRRFIIVVVAIHSCILSRAQDQIHFVKADEEKATETNFKCGINNPSGLVFRFGDGLADFGEYPWMVAIIKKSNTTSKEWSDKNYLNAGTLIHPSVVLTISYGLEKLTPNKLKCRAGEWNKNTEDENYLHQERNVRRIVTHRDYLKASLLNAVTLIFLEQPFDLSEAPHVGIACVGQTLPEPGTKCFSTGWGMSDAAGKSDILKKIPVTLISAADCEAKMRETRLGKIYRLHDSLTCAISADDSCKGDAGAPLVCPVNGESTRYTLYGMSAYGIQNGAPCAYVKVPAFYSWIGERMAEEGFNSDSYTYLP
- the LOC106710293 gene encoding histone H4 transcription factor, encoding MDNSKKKLKLDRCLEWLKKQNEQEPKKLALQNKNDIQFIIQTNADRKNFLLAAAEDEATVPSAVDDNEAEPKAVPLRELRRSGLVLECEWLSCRRKFTEYEEFQTHVAKHVSNLHLIKEEDKSNQYFCLWDTCGHKTVDLSEMVRHINYHAYHAKLLAIGLNGRATLNLAECKKDSSKRNQLPSNISEHCCLWVGCTKTYQSIDEFIKHVKEHIDNSRNLCSWAGCGATFTRRTLFIAHVRSHTGERLIACYHCGQHFANNRKLCDHIRRQNVNPQSNIRCDFCGVLCASEYLKREHARQHVSLFACSMCDMTAPTLSALAQHVRYRHVAARPHPCPHCHYRAITKRDLLKHIPTHTRKKRKLKGADKSSDVEMSDEDSEEEVSKKPKEKRKYVCHMCPEKEKKIFSRGTRLTTHLVKVHGAQWPCGYSRFRYQLSEDGMYRLTETRFEEFELSQKIVDGYSDPKKSLTDSYEFEVQRVSEATATSPVHFEIRLKSDKNDQPDETSVEITMCDVDEQGNIINSEVIQSDVVYT